From the genome of Spirochaetaceae bacterium, one region includes:
- a CDS encoding SDR family NAD(P)-dependent oxidoreductase, protein MQSLSGKVAVVTGGGRGIGRAIAVAFAREGADLALAARSDSELAAVANQIRGLGRRVLAVPTDVIRRDQVDALADAVRGEFGRLDILVNNAGGGLEPSGILDSDPGLWVEDVTVNCISAYLVSRALLPLMIESGGGRVINIGSGMGHRPTAAGSAYHVGKAGLWMFTRCLAEEVWQHNIAVNELIPGPVATRITPRDGPPPYAASEVIKEPEEVAPLALFLASQPDRGPTAQSFSLTRRPI, encoded by the coding sequence ATGCAATCTCTGTCGGGGAAAGTCGCCGTGGTGACCGGTGGCGGGCGCGGTATCGGGCGCGCCATCGCCGTCGCCTTCGCTCGCGAGGGTGCGGACCTGGCGCTTGCCGCGCGCAGCGATTCGGAGTTGGCGGCGGTCGCAAACCAGATCCGCGGGCTCGGCCGGCGGGTCCTGGCGGTGCCGACCGACGTCATTCGGCGCGACCAGGTGGACGCGCTGGCGGACGCGGTGCGCGGGGAGTTCGGGCGCCTCGACATCCTGGTCAACAACGCCGGCGGCGGCCTGGAACCCAGCGGCATCCTGGACAGCGATCCCGGCCTGTGGGTCGAGGACGTTACCGTGAACTGCATCAGCGCCTACCTGGTGTCGCGCGCGCTGCTGCCCCTGATGATCGAGTCGGGCGGCGGGCGGGTGATCAACATCGGCTCCGGCATGGGACACCGGCCCACCGCGGCCGGCTCCGCCTACCACGTCGGCAAGGCGGGCCTGTGGATGTTCACCCGCTGTCTTGCCGAGGAGGTGTGGCAGCACAACATCGCAGTGAACGAGTTGATACCGGGCCCGGTCGCGACCCGGATCACGCCGCGCGACGGTCCTCCGCCCTACGCGGCGAGCGAAGTGATCAAGGAGCCGGAGGAGGTCGCCCCGCTCGCGCTGTTCCTGGCCAGCCAGCCAGACCGCGGCCCCACCGCGCAGAGCTTCAGCCTTACCCGCCGCCCGATCTGA